In a genomic window of Tamandua tetradactyla isolate mTamTet1 chromosome 17, mTamTet1.pri, whole genome shotgun sequence:
- the FOXI3 gene encoding forkhead box protein I3 — MALYCGDNFGVYSQPGLAPPAAAAAPSASSAARAPYGLADYSAPPPPATPNPYLWLNAPGVGSSPAAAAAAAAAYLGAPPPPPPPPPPPPGGAPGPFLQPPTAAGTFSCAQRHFAQPAPASPAGPGATGELSWLSVASREDLMKMVRPPYSYSALIAMAIQSAPERKLTLSHIYQFVADSFPFYQRSKAGWQNSIRHNLSLNDCFKKVPRDEDDPGKGNYWTLDPNCEKMFDNGNFRRKRKRRSEASGSSAAVTGTSKSEEGLSSGLGSGVSAKPEGGNPASLLRPSQSPEPSAGTGSPASSPGGAALTSTPCLHSFFSSLSTLSGSSSGSPPRALPGSRHLGVRGVQLHPGGTFPPSAGAEASPDTLPLSEGSGSSDSQRSSYYSPYSTSPFYNFGMVSSLTYPREGSEV; from the exons ATGGCCCTCTACTGCGGCGACAACTTCGGCGTGTACTCGCAGCCCGGCCTGGccccgcccgccgccgccgccgccccgaGCGCGTCCTCGGCTGCCAGGGCGCCTTACGGGCTGGCGGACTACtcggcgccgccgccgccggccaCCCCCAACCCCTACCTGTGGCTCAACGCGCCCGGCGTGGGCAGCTCgcccgccgctgccgccgccgccgccgccgcctacCTGGgcgccccgccgccgccgccgccgccgccgccgccgccccccggGGGCGCGCCCGGGCCCTTCTTGCAGCCGCCCACGGCCGCCGGCACCTTCAGCTGCGCCCAGCGCCACTTCGCGCAGCCCGCGCCGGCCTCGCCCGCCGGGCCTGGGGCCACCGGCGAGCTGAGCTGGCTGTCCGTGGCCAGCCGCGAGGACCTGATGAAGATGGTACGCCCGCCCTACTCGTACTCCGCGCTCATCGCCATGGCCATCCAGAGCGCGCCCGAGCGCAAGCTGACGCTCAGCCACATCTACCAGTTCGTGGCCGACAGCTTCCCGTTCTACCAGCGCAGCAAGGCCGGCTGGCAGAACTCCATCCGCCACAACCTGTCGCTCAACGACTGCTTCAAGAAGGTGCCCCGCGACGAGGACGACCCAG GGAAAGGCAATTATTGGACCCTAGATCCAAACTGCGAGAAAATGTTTGACAATGGGAACTTCCGCCGGAAGAGAAAGCGGCGCTCGGAGGCCAGCGGCAGCTCCGCGGCGGTCACAGGGACGTCGAAGTCCGAAGAAGGGCTCTCCTCGGGACTGGGGTCTGGGGTGAGCGCGAAGCCGGAAGGAGGCAACCCCGCCTCTTTGCTGAGGCCTTCCCAGTCCCCAGAGCCTTCCGCGGGCACGGGGAGTCCTGCCTCGTCGCCGGGAGGAGCCGCGCTTACCTCCACCCCTTGCCTCCACTCCTTCTTCAGCAGCCTCAGCACCTTGAGTGGCAGCAGCAGCGGGAGCCCCCCGCGAGCCCTCCCTGGCAGCCGCCACCTGGGAGTCCGGGGGGTCCAGCTGCACCCCGGCGGCACGTTCCCTCCCAGCGCCGGCGCGGAGGCCTCTCCAGACACCTTGCCGCTGAGTGAGGGCAGCGGCAGCAGCGACAGCCAGAGGTCTTCCTATTACAGCCCTTATAGCACCAGCCCCTTCTACAACTTCGGTATGGTCAGCAGCCTCACCTATCCCCGGGAGGGCTCCGAGGTCTAG